The region ACTCTACGCATAAAAGAAGGCTTTTCTGTATTAGATAATGCAGAAGCCTTTTTAAAAAGAATTGATAAAGGGAAAGTTTCTGAGTTGATGACTCTTCCCATTCGTAGAGAAGAGAGTGCTTATTCTATTGTTTCAGGTGCAGCGATTAAGCGTATACTTTTTCGTAGTTTTGTACCGTCTCCTATTCGCTATATATGGACTTGTTATCAGGCTTTTGGCTATATTAGAGAAGCCTATCAAACACTAGCGCGTAAGGAACTAACGATGGAGGTCTTGGACTGTTCGGCGATTTTATTGTCCTTGTTTATGAACCAATCCAAGACAGCTAGCAATATCATGTTTATGCTTGATTTGGGGAATCATTTAGATCAGTGGTCCTTGAAAAAAACTGCAACAGATTTAGAACAAAGCCTTCTTGCAAAAGAGAGCGATGTATTTCTAGTACAGGGGGATACGGTTGTTAGTATCAAGAGTTCCGATGTTCAAATAGGAGATGTCTTGGTCCTATCTCAAGGAAATGAAATTCTGTTTGATGGACAAGTAGTTTCAGGTTTAGGTATGGTCAACGAAAGTTCCTTGACGGGAGAGAGTTTTCCAGTTGAAAAAAGAGAGTCTGATTTGGTTTGTGCAAATACAGTATTAGAAACTGGAGAGTTGCGCATTCGTGTAACCGATAATCAGATGAACAGCCGTATTTTACAGCTGATTGAGTTGATGAAGAAATCTGAAGAAAACAAGAAAACGAAACAACGCTATTTCATCAAGATGGCGGATAAGGTCGTCAAATATAATTTCTTGGGGGCTGGTCTGACTTACCTATTAACAGGTTCTTTTTCTAAGGCTATTTCTTTCCTATTGGTCGATTTCTCCTGCGCTTTGAAAATCTCTACTCCTGTAGCTTATTTAACAGCTATCAAGGAGGGGTTGAATCGTGAAATGGTGATTAAGGATGGAGATATTCTGGAGAAATATCTGGAAGTTGATACTTTCTTGTTTGATAAGACGGGAACAATCACAACTAGTTATCCTATAGTTGAAAAGGTGTTACCTTTTGGGGACTATAGTGAGGAAGATATTCTCAGAATCAGTGCCTGTCTTGAGGAACACATTTATCATCCTATTGCTAATGCCATCGTCAAGCAAGCTGAGATAGAGGGAATTGAACATGAGGAAATGCATGGGAAACTCCAATATATCGCAAGCAAGGGGATTAAATCTCATATAGATGGGCAACCAGTTCTTATTGGAAATTATGTCTTGATGCAGGATGAGCAAATTCATATCAATTCAGAACAAAATGCTTTAATTGAAGAGTACAAGAGTCACTATAATCTCTTATTCTTGGCTTATCAGAATGAATTGATTGGAATGTTCTGTATTCATACTCCGTTGAGAAAAGAAGCAAAAGCAGCCTTGGAGAAACTTAAGGCACAAGGGAAAAAATTGATTCTGGCAACAGGGGACACCTTGGTTAGAACAGAGGAATTAGTCAAAGATTTGCCCTTTGATCAGGTCTATACAGACTTGAAACCTGATGGGAAATTTGAGCTAGTAGAGGAACTGCAGAAAGCAGGTCACACTATTTTGATGGTTGGAGATGGCTTGAATGACTCAGCTGCTCTAACCCTATCAGATATCGGTGTGGTGATGAATGAGAGTGCAGATATTTCTAAGCAGATGAGCGATATCTTATTGTTAGATAATCGTTTGGATTTCTTCCAAGAGTTGGATTGGCTATCATCATCTTTGCAAACACTCATCAAGAAGAATATTCAAGATACCGTTGTAGTAAATAGTAGTTTGATTGGCTTTGGCTTATTTAATTGGCTCAGTCCTTCAAATCTCTCTATCTTACATAATCTAACAACCTTGCGCATAGTCCTGCGTAGCCTGTCTATTAAGGCTAGATAGATGTGGTTATCAACAACAAAAAGGAGTTACCTTTCTCGAGGTTAACTCCTTTTTTATAGGTAAATGTTGAACAGTTTAGTAAGTCAATACAAAATATTTCTTCTTGCCGCGACGGATAACAGTCAGTTCGTTCTCTAACTTATCAGCGTCACTCAAGACATAGTCAAGGTCTTGGATGCGGTCACCGTTGACGTAGATAGCTCCGTTTTGGACGTCTTCACGGGCTTGGCGTTTTGAGTTGACCACACCAGATGCCACGAGGAGTTCCACGATATTGTGGTTTTCGTCTGCTTGTACTTGGTAGTTTGGCACGCCACGAAGTCCTTGTTTGAGTTCTTTAACAGAAAGGTTTTTGATGTTTCCTGCAAAGAGTTGTTCAGTGATGTTGAGGGCTTCTTTGTAAGCTTCTTCTCCGTGAACAAGTGTAACGACTTCACGAGCCAAAACTTTTTGTGCCAATCGTTCGTGTGGAGCCGCTTCAAACTGTTTACGGATGTCTTCAATCTCATCAAGTGACAAGAAAGTAAAAATCTTCAAGAAGCGAACAGCGTCTGCGTCCATAACGTTCATCCAAAATTGGTACATTTCGTATGGAGAAGTCTTTTCAGGATTGAGCCAGACTGCGTTTCCTTCTGATTTACCAAATTTCTTACCAGTTGCATCTGTGATAAGCGGAACTGTGATAACGTGTCCAGTCTTGTCAGCCTTACGACGAAGTAATTCGGTACCAGCTGTCATATTTCCCCACTGGTCAGAACCACCGATTTGAAGCGTTACGTTGTGGTCTTGGTTAAGAACGAAGAAGTCGTAACCTTGCATGATTTGGTAGGCAAACTCAGTGTATGAAATTCCTGTTTCAATCCGTTTTTTCACAGACTCCTTGCTCATCATGTAGTTGACAGTAAAGTATTTTCCGATATCACGGAGGAAATCAATGAAGCTGATGCTGCCAAACCAGTCGTAGTTGTTGACCATGACAGCCTTGTTTTCACCATTTTCAAAGTCAAGAAAACGAGAAAGTTGTCCTTGGATAGACTTGACCCAGCCATCTACTGTGTCTTTTGTTTGGAGACTACGTTCAGCATCTTTGAAGGACGGATCTCCGATGAGACCTGTAGCACCGCCAACGAGCGCATAAGGTTTGTGACCTGCTAGTTGCAAGCGACGACTTGTCAAGATTGCGACAAGGTGGCCTAGGTGAAGGCTGTCAGCAGTTGGATCGTAGCCAGTATAATAAGAAACTTGACCTTCTTCTAGGGCTTTACGCAAAGCTTCTTCATCAGTCGTTTGAAAAATCAAACCACGCTCTTTTAGCTCATCAAAAATGTGCATGTGTCTTTTCTCCTTTATAAAATATTGTTTCTACCTATTGTATCACAAACTTGGGCAATAGCCTAGTAGAATAGGGAAGAAAGTGGCTATTTTATTGAAAGTTTACCTTTTATGGTATAATAGAAAGAGCGAGGATATTCATGAAAGAAAGAATCAGTGAATTAAAAACAAAAATGTTGAACATTTTTCAACAAGGTACCCTGAGAAAAAAACAAGAGGGTAAGAGACATAAAAAGTCTAGTTCAGTAAATCAGCCGATTGGAGTCGGATCTATTTTTGCGAAAATTTTGAGAGGTATTAAAGTGACCTTTAATACTCTTTTTATCCTAGGTTTTATCGGTGGGCTTTTTGGAGCTGGTGTAGCTATTGGTTATGGAGTTGCTTTGTTTGACAAGGCTAAGGTCCCTCAAGCAGAGGAGTTGTTGAAGCAAGTTAAGAATATTGCTTCCATATCAGAAATCACTTATTCTGACGGTAGTACAATCGCCTCGATTGAGGGGGATTTGCTACGTACTTCTGTCGGCTCAGATGCTATCTCTGATAACTTGAAGAGGGCTATCATTGCGACAGAGGATGAACATTTTAACGAACACCATGGAGTTGTACCTAAGGCTGTTATTCGTGCGACTCTGGGAACATTTGTTGGTCTGGGGTCGTCCAGTGGAGGTTCGACCTTAACGCAGCA is a window of Streptococcus mitis DNA encoding:
- a CDS encoding heavy metal translocating P-type ATPase, translated to MSFKVLHRGYQHIRLSSSFSLTLDIQDYLRSLARDEKGIESIQFYMDQQHFTLRIKEGFSVLDNAEAFLKRIDKGKVSELMTLPIRREESAYSIVSGAAIKRILFRSFVPSPIRYIWTCYQAFGYIREAYQTLARKELTMEVLDCSAILLSLFMNQSKTASNIMFMLDLGNHLDQWSLKKTATDLEQSLLAKESDVFLVQGDTVVSIKSSDVQIGDVLVLSQGNEILFDGQVVSGLGMVNESSLTGESFPVEKRESDLVCANTVLETGELRIRVTDNQMNSRILQLIELMKKSEENKKTKQRYFIKMADKVVKYNFLGAGLTYLLTGSFSKAISFLLVDFSCALKISTPVAYLTAIKEGLNREMVIKDGDILEKYLEVDTFLFDKTGTITTSYPIVEKVLPFGDYSEEDILRISACLEEHIYHPIANAIVKQAEIEGIEHEEMHGKLQYIASKGIKSHIDGQPVLIGNYVLMQDEQIHINSEQNALIEEYKSHYNLLFLAYQNELIGMFCIHTPLRKEAKAALEKLKAQGKKLILATGDTLVRTEELVKDLPFDQVYTDLKPDGKFELVEELQKAGHTILMVGDGLNDSAALTLSDIGVVMNESADISKQMSDILLLDNRLDFFQELDWLSSSLQTLIKKNIQDTVVVNSSLIGFGLFNWLSPSNLSILHNLTTLRIVLRSLSIKAR
- the tyrS gene encoding tyrosine--tRNA ligase, producing MHIFDELKERGLIFQTTDEEALRKALEEGQVSYYTGYDPTADSLHLGHLVAILTSRRLQLAGHKPYALVGGATGLIGDPSFKDAERSLQTKDTVDGWVKSIQGQLSRFLDFENGENKAVMVNNYDWFGSISFIDFLRDIGKYFTVNYMMSKESVKKRIETGISYTEFAYQIMQGYDFFVLNQDHNVTLQIGGSDQWGNMTAGTELLRRKADKTGHVITVPLITDATGKKFGKSEGNAVWLNPEKTSPYEMYQFWMNVMDADAVRFLKIFTFLSLDEIEDIRKQFEAAPHERLAQKVLAREVVTLVHGEEAYKEALNITEQLFAGNIKNLSVKELKQGLRGVPNYQVQADENHNIVELLVASGVVNSKRQAREDVQNGAIYVNGDRIQDLDYVLSDADKLENELTVIRRGKKKYFVLTY